A genomic region of Zea mays cultivar B73 chromosome 6, Zm-B73-REFERENCE-NAM-5.0, whole genome shotgun sequence contains the following coding sequences:
- the LOC103629887 gene encoding uncharacterized protein — translation MVEAGASFMDKVEAAADDVVIDGAGVGVGDAGEEEEEEMAPVEPLPEPLDDCGPVAWPMPDFCPLTIDGALKESFLETLRKDAAEVERPAREGAEEGEEALSPDSRPSSSKRHRAGTASPSSRSSPYRNILHVFQQCRQDAVGETPTKNY, via the exons ATGGTGGAGGCTGGCGCGAGCTTCATG GATAAGGTCGAGGCGGCGGCGGACGACGTCGTCATCGACGGGGCGGGCGTGGGCGTCGGGGACgcaggggaggaggaggaggaggagatggCGCCCGTGGAGCCCCTCCCGGAGCCTCTCGACGACTGCGGGCCCGTCGCGTGGCCCATGCCGGACTTCTGCCCTCTCACG ATCGATGGGGCGCTGAAGGAGTCGTTCCTGGAGACTCTACGGAAGGACGCGGCGGAGGTCGAGCGGCCTGCGCGAGAAGGGGCGGAGGAGGGGGAGGAAGCGCTCAGCCCGGACTCGCGGCCGTCGAGCAGCAAGCGCCACCGCGCGGGCACCGCCTCGCCGTCGTCCAGGAGCAGCCCCTACCGCAACATCCTGCACGTGTTCCAGCAGTGCAGGCAGGACGCCGTCGGGGAGACTCCCACCAAGAATTACTGA